In one Notolabrus celidotus isolate fNotCel1 chromosome 1, fNotCel1.pri, whole genome shotgun sequence genomic region, the following are encoded:
- the LOC117817198 gene encoding uncharacterized protein LOC117817198 yields MYGWQQRLKYKMANYRSKMRRREVPCPELDINSLKRKSPGEKNPAKNCKRPKRAEVNYLPPHPSGESTDSLEMERQELLKEVKKTNNAKVIREKMAKAFSYRRHEVVVQSPTAGDFKERWPALFCEAEIKEEFRRITTVSLEQSFMHKLDHYTPKLTDLMKAKGGVIGKRLRPFLDKLSQNQSIDMRRDAVIRGLIMYLGEKEEELFEDCLEDSRSDAAQHIVKVLVVHGTDREEPVDVSILLDGKEILSGCSNTAKACTLLMGFIYALNLAYPPTLRYTFEVFQKLFLELDGMKLSPKVHALKLKLLS; encoded by the exons ATGTACGGGTGGCAGCAGCGTCTAAAATACAAGATGGCCAATTACCGTTCTAAAATGAGAAGGCGTGAAGTACCTTGTCCTGAACTTGATATCAactctttgaaaagaaaatcacCTGGTGAAAAAAATCCAGCAAAAAACTGCAAGAGACCGAAGAGAGCAGAGGTCAACTACCTTCCTCCGCACCCAAGTGGAGAAAGTACAGACAGTCTGGAGATGGAGAGACAGGAGCTTCTTAAGGAGGTAAAGAAGACAAACAACGCTAAGGTGATACGGGAAAAAATGGCCAAAGCTTTCTCCTACCGAAGGCATGAGGTTGTGGTTCAAAGTCCAACGGCGGGTGACTTCAAAGAGAGATGGCCCGCTCTGTTCTGCGAAGCTGAG ATCAAGGAGGAATTCCGAAGAATAACAACAGTTTCTTTAGAGCAGAGCTTCATGCACAAACTTGACCACTACACACCAAAACTGACAGACCTGATGAAGGCCAAGGGAGGTGTCATTGGGAAGAGGCTAAGGCCATTCTTGGATAAACTGAGTCAG AACCAAAGCATTGACATGAGACGTGATGCTGTTATCCGTGGCCTCATAATGTACCTTggtgagaaagaggaggaactTTTTGAAGATTGCCTG GAGGACAGCCGCAGTGATGCCGCTCAACACATTGTCAAGGTCCTTGTCGTCCATGGTACTGACCGAGAGGAGCCAGTAGATGTTTCCATTCTTCTGGATGGAAAGGAGATACTGTCAGGATGCAGCAATACTGCTAAGGCTTGCACATTGCTCATGGGATTTATTTATGCCCTCAATCTCGCCTACCCCCCTACTCTGCGCTATACTTTTGAGGTGTTTCAAAAACTTTTCCTGGAACTGGACGGGATGAAACTGTCACCAAAAGTACATGCTTTAAAGTTGAAGCTGCTGTCTTAA